Part of the Deltaproteobacteria bacterium genome is shown below.
ACCCCTATCTCGGTCCCTACATGCGCCGTCATGTCCTCCCCGGTGGCGATGTGTTGCTGCAAACCGATCTGCCGGAGATGGTCTGGGCCGTGGTACACGGCGCGTTCCCGCTCCAACGTCCGCGGTGGTGGCAACGGTCGCGCCCCGAGCCCCTCGAATGGGTCGTTGTCCACACCGCCCGCGATCCGGTACTCGGCAGTCCGTATGCCGAACGCGGCGTGTGGGTGATATGGCTCCGCCGCTTAGCGGAGCCGACGGTGTTTCTGCCGGTGTAGGGTCCGGGTCCGGACGAGAAGGCGATAGCAGCGCGTGCCGCGCGCTCAGCAGATGTTGGCCCACATTCTAAATCATCAGAGCGGGGACAGGTACCTTCAAATGGCCGATCGATCGGCATTTGAAGGTACCTGTCCCCATTCAAATGAAGTTACGCGGCGGTGGGTGACGCCGGCAACGCGACCAAATCGGCCGGCACTTTGGAACCGGCGGTCCATGCAGTATGCAGCGCAGGACCGAGCGGGTGATCACGGTTGATCCGGATAGCGCAGGCGGCGAAAAATCCGTATGGCCCGACATCTCGGACGATCTCAAGCAGCAGAACACCGCCGCATTGGAGCCGGATCCGTTCGGGGAAGCGCGCGGCGGCGATCTCGGCATCGATGGCTGAGGGGCGACTGGCGCGGATGACGCCGGCGAGCATCCCTCCAAGCACCCACAGATGCCCAGTGCTCGCCAGCCACCATGGAAAGGCCACGTAAGATTGCGCGAGCAGCTGAAGACCGCCGAGTGCGATGCCGCCCAGAGCCCAATGGGCCATCGGGCTGTGCAACATCTCGCGCCGGACCTGTCGCTGCACACCGGCCTGCAGGTGTCCGCGATCGTGTGCAATCGGGGCCACGACCGCCCAGATCGCTTCGAGCATACGCGGCACGGGCTCGCCCTCTATCGCGAGGTCGATCGTGACATCGAGCGGGCGCGGCAGCTCGATCGCCAGCGCGCGCAGTTCCGCATGGAGCGCGGTCCCCAACGTGGCGGCGGCGTGTTCCGCAGCCGGGAGGTCGTGCTGTAGCCGCACGGGTGGGGGATACGTGGCGTGCGCTTCGAAGATTGTCGGCGCGCTGCGATCGTTGCGGTCCAGCAACAGCAGTGGCGGCAGACCGCTGCATTCCATCAGTCGTGTCAACTGTTCCCGCAGTGCCGGTGTGACGCCAGCCGGATCGGTCGTGAATGCAATGCCGTCAAGCCCGAGCGACACCGGACGATGGGCATCCGGATAGGCAAGCGCGCCGATTGCCTCGATCCACGCGGGAATGCGCGCAACGTCCGCCGCATCGGCCAAATCGATCCGCCACCAACGGTTGCAGTGCATATGGACCCGATCGCGATGGCTCCGTTCGACCTGGAGGCGGCCGTATGGTGCGACGAGCTGTTGGATCGTGTCGGACAGCGGCGTTGCGACAAGTTCTCCCCGATACAAATCCGACGTGGGGAGCGCCGGCTGCCCTGTCGTGGGAAGCGATGCGACGAGCCGCGCGCGTGCTTGCAGTACGGCAAGTTGTTGGAGCTGTCGCTGCAATTGGCGCCGCAGGCTACGGGCGCGACGACCGGTGGTCTCGAGTAACAACGGGGCCAAGGCCTGCCGCGCGGCCGCCGCATGGTGTCGGCCGATCGCTTCCAGTGCCCGCTCTGCCGCGCGTTGAATGCCGCGCCGCGTGTCGTGTCGGCGGATACGATGCAACGCCGGAATCGTTGCTGCGGCATACGCGTCCTGCGCCATCGCAATCGTGTGTGCCAGTTGTCGCCGAGTTAAGAGTTCGGGCCGCGCCAACAACTGGAGCACCTCGTCGTCGCGTTGACCGCGTGCCGTCTGCAACCATGCGTCGAGTTCCGACATCGTGCCGACGCGGTCCAGCAGGTCCTGACATTGGAATGCCCGCGCAAGCCCAACCAGCGCTGGGAAGCGATCGCGCTCGGCCTGCCAGACATAATGCGCGGCCGCGTCAAATTGGGTGTCGAAATGTCCGGGCAAGGTCTCGAGCGCGTCACGCAGCAGTCGTTGCGGACGATGCTCAGTGGGGATGGCGTCCGAGGGGGCGAGCAAACGGCTGCTGCCGTAGATCGCCAGTGGCACGTTGCCCCACGGCGTGTTGATGGCGACGCGCGTGTCTGTGAGGACTGCGGCCAGCAGCGTGACGGCCGCTGCGCGATCGGCTCCTGTGGCCGTAAACGCCGCCGTCTCCAAGACCTCGAAGAGGGCCAGCAGCTGCGGGGCGTCGTGCTCCACGCGCGTCGCAGGCCACCAGGTCGCGTGGATGCGTGCCGCGCCTGCCGCGCGATCCTGCGGTGCCGCAGCGGCCAATGCGCTCAGTTGCCCGGTCAGGAGTGCGGCGTGGTGTCCAGTGGAGGCGAGATGTCGTGCGTCAGCGGGGACGACGGCCGGCGGCGTAATGCCGATGCCGCCTGCAGCCGACACAGTATCCAGCGATTCGCCCGCCACGTCGCCGCGTAGCGCTGTCGGTTCGTCGACGCGCGTCATCCGTAACGGGTCCCCACGCACCGGTCGCGGCGCCCGCCGGTCCTGGGGACCCAGCGATCCGCCCGCCATCGCATAGGCCGGCCGCAATCCTCCCGGCAGCGAAATCAATTCATGAATTGCCCGACGAAGCCGGGGGAGCCCCACTCGCACCGCCATACCCTTTCCTCACTCCCCCGCGGCCCTCTAACAGAGCCCACCCCCGCATGTCCAATACATTGCAGGGGGACAGGTACCGTCAACAGCCCATTTTATCGGCATCTGACGGTACCTGTCCCCCTGCAATGACTATGTGATCGATTTTCGAACGGTGGGGTCGTGTGATTGAACAATGTTGTGCGTTCCGCGCGGACAATCATAGCGGGTTGGTGTGAATACTAGCTGGGATTTGCCCGGTGTCGCCGTTGGTCCCGTTTCTGCAACAGGGTATCTCTGGTATGGCTCGATTCCCTCGGTCGCTGCTGTCGGACCTCACATCGCACTTCCATGTCATCTGTCGCGGCAATAATCGCGGAAAATTATTCCTCGCGGAAGAGGACTATGAGCAGTTTCACGGGCTGATGCAGCGGGCCTGTGCCCTGTGGTCGGCCGAGATTTATCACTATGTCTTCATGACAACGCATACGCATTTCTTATGTTGTGTCCCGACCATTCAGACGTTGTCGAAGATGTTTCATTGGATCCAGCTCTTGTACTGCCAATATTATCAGCGAAAATATCCCGCGATTGGTCATTTGTGGCACAGCCGTTTTCGTTCGATCCCTATTCTTGCAGAATCCCATCTGTTGCGGTGTGGGCGTTACATCGAGCTGAATCCCGTAGCGGCCGGATTAGCCCTGCAGGCTGCAACGTATCGGTGGAGCAGTTATCAACGGTATGCCTGCGGGAGACCCGACAATTTGGTCACACTCAGTCCTTGGGTCTTGGCGATGGGTGAAGATGTGGGCGAACGGGCATTCGCTTATGCGGCGTATGTGGAAGAGGGGGCCACCGCGGGCAGTGACGAAGATGCGCTGCTGTTCGAACAAAAGACGACTCCCAGACTACCGGAGCAACCCCGCATTCCCAAATGGTGCACGCGTTAAATCATCAGAGCGGGGACAGGTACCGTCAAATGGCCGATTGATCGGCATTTGAAGGTACCTGTCCCCATTCAAATGAAGTTACGCGGCGGCGGTTTTGGTGTCGCGGTCGGTGCGGTCGCGGGCGTGGGCGCCGAGTTTGACGGAGACGATCTTGGAGATGCCGGCCTCTTCCATCGTGACGCCGTAGAGCGTGTCGGCCAGTTCCATGGTTCGTTTGTTGTGCGTGATCAGGATGAATTGCGCGTAGTCGGTCATCTCCCGCACCATCTCGTTGAACCGGTCGATGTTCGCGTCGTCGAGCGGGGCGTCGACTTCGTCGAGCAGGCAAAACGGCGATGGCCGCACCAGGAACATCGCGAAGATCATCGCGACAGCGGTGAGCGCCTTTTCGCCGCCCGACAGCAGCGTCATGTTCTGCAGCTTCTTGCCCGGTGGCTGCGCGATGATTTCCACGCCGGCCTCCAACGCGTTGGATTCGTCGGTGAGCACCAGCTTCGCGTTGCCGCCGCGGAACAATTTGGGGAACAGTCGCTCGAAGCGTTCGTTGATCGCGGTGAAGGTTTCCACGAAGCGTTCGCGACTGACGCGATTGATCTTTTGAATGGCACGCTGCAACGTGGTCAACGAATTTTCCAGGTCGGTGGCTTGGCGGACCAAGAAGTCGTGGCGTGATTGCAGCTCTTCGAATTCGGTGATTGCGTCGCTGTTCACGCCGCCGAGTTGTTGCACTTTGGCGCGCAGTTCTTCCGCGCGCGCGCTGGCGGGTTCCAGCGCGAAGTCGTCGCTGAGGTATTGCGGCGCGGCCTCGGCAATTTCCACGCGATATTTTTCCATGATGTCGTAGCGGAGGAAATTCTGCCGTTCCTGCTGTTGCGCCACTGTCAGTTCGATTGCGTGCTTCGCCTGGACGGCCGTTTCGTGGCGTCCACGAAGTTCCTTCAAGCCGGCCTCCCGGTCGCGCACTTGTTCCGTGGCATCGTGAAATCGCCGTTGCACATCTTGTTGCGCTTGCAACGCGGCCTCGGCCTCGCGTGCCGCGGCGGCGCGCAGTTCCTGCAATTGGGTGCGTTGCCGCTCCGCACTGGCCACGGCCGCTTCGCCGTCACAGATCTCCGCCGCCTTCCGTTCGCTCGCGGTAATCGTTTCGGCGATCGAGTTGGCCAGTCGTTCGATGTCCCGTTCGCTCGCGCGCGCGCGTTCCTGTTGCGCCGCAAGGTTGGCGCGAATCCGCGCCAGTCGTTCGTTGGTCTGTTCGAGTTCTTGTCGCAACGCCGTTTCCCGTTCACGGGCCTCGGTCAACGCGCCGGTGGCGGCGCGACATTGCGTATCGAAATCACTACGCGTGGTGGTCAACGTGGCGGCTTCGGTGCCGGCTGTGTCGCGTTCCGTCTGAATGCGGAGCGTCGTCTGCTGGGCGTCCGTCTGGGCGCGTTGGATCCGCTCGCCTTCCTGTTCCAAGTGGCGCAGCTGTTGCCGATATTGGGCGAGCTGCACTTCTTCCGCATGATGATCTTGGGAGAGCGCCGTGACGCGCTGTTGGAGGCCGGCGATTCGTTCCTGACAGCGCCGCTTCAATTCCTGCGCGGTCTGTAGCGCGGTCTGCGCCGTCGTCGCCGTGACGCGCAACGTTTCGCATTCCCGTCGTCGCGCGAGCAACAACTGCCCCGTCTCGTGGTCGCTCCCCCCTGTGACGATTCCGGCAGGGCTGAGCACTTCGCCGTCCAGCGTGACAAACGTCGTGGTCGGGTGTTCCTCCCACAGCCGAACGGCGTCCGCGAGACTTTGCACGACGACGACATCCGCTGCGAGCAGCGGAACTAACGCCGTAAACGGTTCCGCCGCCGTGACGAATTGGGTCAGCGGGCCGAGCACTCCATCGCCGCTGAACGCATCGCTGTTCAGCGTGCCCGTACGTCCCGCCAGCGGAATAAATGTGCTGCGTCCATGTCCGCCGTGTTTCAAATAGTCGATCGCCGCCGCGGCTGCGCCGATCTCTGCGACCACCAGCGCCTGCAGCCGTTCTCCCAACACCGCAGCCACGGCGGTTTCATATTCCGGGACGACTTGGAGGGCATCGGCCACCGTGCCGCGCAACCCAGCGCGCACCGGCTCTTCCACTGTGGGTTGGAGTAAGGCCTTGACGCCGACGCCATAGCCTTCCAAGTTGCGTTGCAATTCCTCCAACGAATGGAGTCGCGATTGCGCTTGCTGCAGCACCGCTTGGCGCGATTCCACTTCCGCTGCTTGCCGTGCCAATTCGGCTTGTTGTTCCGCAATCGTGGCTGCGACGCTGCCGCGCTCTTCCCCGAGTTGCAAGAATTGTTGTTCGCGGGCGGCGATCGTTCCGCGGACTTCGGCCAGCGTTTGCTGCGTGGTCCGTTGTTGTTTCGCCAGCGTGGCGGTTTCTTCTTCCGCACGGGCCAACTGGGTCGCCAGTTCCGCAGTGCGACGTTGCAAGGCCTCCGTTCGCGCCGTGACGGTGGCCAGTTCCCGCTCCGCGTTCATTTGAATCTGTTCTTGCGCGCGGACTGTTTGATGGACAAGTTCGAGTTCCGCGCGCGCCGCCTGACTGGCGGTCTCGCCCTCGCGCAGTTCGTCGTCGGCGCTCGCCACGCCAAGATCCGCCGCGAGCTTCGTGTCATTGGCGTGATGCAATGCCTCGCGCCAGGCCGCGACACGGGCCGCGGCCTCTTCCTGTGCCAGGCAAGCCGCGACGCGTTTCGCTTCCCATTCTTCCACTTCCTTCGCGCTGAGCGCCAAGCGGGTTTCGTACAAATGGAGTTGGTTCTGTAATGCGTAGCTGTGTTGTTGCGCGGCGGACAACGCGGTCTCGATGGCGGCCATTTCCAACCGCAACTCCGCAATCGCTGTTTCTTGGGCATTCAACGCAGCCGCAGCGCTCGCTTCCGCCTCGCACTGTTGTTGCAACTCCGTCGCGGTCCGCGTCTGTTCGGTCTGCGCGAGCGTCCATTGATGCGCAGCGACGCGTAAATCGATGGTGCGGAGTTCGTCGGCCAGTTCCCGATACCGTTCCGCCTTCTTCGCCTGGCGCTGCAACGCCCCCAACTGGCGCTTCAGTTCTTGAATCAGGTCTTGCAGCCGCAGCAAATTTTGCTGCGTGGCTTCCATCTTGCGTTGCGCGGCCTCACGCCGATGGCGAAATTTGGAAATTCCCGCCGCCTCTTCCAATAAATAGCGCCGTTCCTCCGGTTTGGAAGAGACGATCTGGCCGATTCGGCCTTGTTCGACGATCGAGTACGCCTTGGTCCCCGTTCCGGTCCCGAGAAACAGGTCGATGATGTCTTTCAATCGGCACGGGGTCTTATTAATGAAATATTCGCTCTCGCCGGAACGATAGAGTCGTCGTCCGACTGTGATTTCGGCGTAGTCGGCGAATTCGGCCGGGGCGCGGCCGTCGCTGTTGTCGAACGTGATGAAGACACTCGCCATCCCCATCGGGGCGCGGGACTGGCTGCCGGCGAAGATCACGTCGAGCATTTCCCCGCCGCGCAGATGTTTGGCGGATTGCTCGCCCATCACCCAACGAATCGCATCGACGACGTTGCTCTTCCCGGACCCGTTCGGTCCGACGATCCCGGTAATGCCGCGTTCAAATTGGATGATGGTCCGGTCGACGAACGACTTGAATCCGACCAATTCGATAGATTTCAGATGCATAAGCAGCTCACAAATATCATGGCCTTTTGTGTCGCGTAAAGAATTCTCTGCATAATCCTATTGATTTTTCTCGGGGAAAGCAGGTACGAGGGCGGAACTTCATCGGGGGCAGGGAATATTTTCTAACATTAATATTGTGCCACCGGCTAACAGGGGGATTCTATGCGACAGAACGACAACATGCAGTCAACGGTCTGGGGCGCAGTGCGGGCATGCGGCGCGGCGTTGTTGCTCGTCACGGCGGCCTGCGGCAGTAGCACCGGCACCGACACGAGTAGCAGTAGTGGCGGATCGAGCAGCAGCAGCGGCGGGAGCTCCACCACCCGCAACGTGACCGGTTCGGTCTCGCTCAGCTCGCTTTCCACCTCGCTGAGCGCCAAAGGGGCCAAGACCGCAGTCGATGCCTGTACCTCGGTCTCCATCTGTTGCACCGGCTACACCGGCGAATCCTGGACCGTGGCCACGTTGAACAGCGATTGTACCTTTACATTGGCGTTGCCGCTGGAAAACTACTGCTTCTGCGGCTTCTTCACCGGCACCGACGCCGACAGCGACAACTGCCCCGACACCTACGCCAACTACGTACTGGAAACCATCCCGGTCTTTGAAGACGTCGGCGGCGCGGTGGACGACATCGACCTCGGCGAATGCGACGGCGACGGCTGCGCAACCGATGTCGACACCCAAGTCGACGTGGACCAAGACGGTATTGCGAATAGCGACGACACCGACGACGACGGCGACGGCACCGCCGACACCGACGACGACTACACCGACGATGGCTGGCTCAACGCGTGGCAAATCGACCTCGACGGCGACAGCCTGCCGGACATCTTTGAAGATCTCTGGGCCGACTACACCGATGCCGACGACGACGGGATTCCGAACTTCCTCGACTTCGACATCGACGGCGACGGTGAAGACAACCTGACCGACACCGACGACGACGGCGACGGGACTGCGGACGACACCGACACCGACGACGACGGCGACGGCATCGCCGACAGCGAAACCTGGGACGACGACGACGGCGACGGCGTCTGGAACTTCCTCGACGGCGACAGCGACGGCGATGGCCTGTTCGCCGACTTCGACGACGACGACGACAACGACGGCACGGACGACACGACCGACACCGACGACGACGGCGACGGCCTGACCGACGCCCAAGAAGAAGACGATACCGACGGCGACGGCTTTCCCGACATGATCGACACCGACGACGACAACGACGGCACGGCCGACACGGCGGACGACGACGACGACGGCGACGGCACGCCGGACGCCTCCGATCCGGATGCTATACCGGACGATGAACAGGGATCGCCCTCGTGCTCGGACGACTTCTCGTGTCAACAGATCGTGGAGGAAAATTCCCCGATGCTTGGTGTGATCGGCGCCACGTCATGTAATGATTCGAGCCGGTGTCAGACCGATTGCAACCAACTGACGTCGACCGAAGAGGTGTCGCAATGCACCGCCGGATTCGAATCGGCCGGGAACACCTGTACGGATAACATCTGCACCTTCTAACCAGCTAGGGGGCTATGACGTTCACCTCCACAGGCGAGCTCCTCGGCGGGCTCGCCTTCTTTTTCTTCGGACTCCATTCCGTGCGCGAGGGGATGCAGCTCTACGCCGGCGATCGCCTGCGCAATATCCTGTTGCGACTGACCGACAACCGCGTGAAGGCCTTCAGCTTCGGCGCGTTGGTCACGATGATCCTGCAAAGCAGTTCGGCCACGTCCGCATTATTAGTGGGACTCGCGGATGGCGGATTGCTCACGCTGAACCAAGCCTTCGCCGTGATCCTCGGCGCCGACGTCGGGACTACGGCCGTCGTCTTTCTGTTGGCCGCCCATTCCGTGCACGCGTATGCGTTAGTGGCGATCACGATCGGATTCGGACTCTATCTCGTCGCGTCGCAGCGTTCGTTGCGCTACCTCGGCCAAATCATCTCCGGGATCGGACTGGTATTTTACGGCATCGCGATCACGGTGCACGCGATGGAGCCGTTCCGCGAGGCGCATTGGGTCCAAGAATTGCTCGCCGCGTTGGCCGTGAATCCCTTTTGGGCCGTGGTCGGTGCGGCGCTCTTTACAGCCTTAGTGCGCTCGAGTGCGGCCACGCTCGGTATCGCGCTCAGTCTCGCGTATTCCGGAATTCTCACCTTGGATGGCGCGTTGCCGTTCGTGCTCGGCGCCAATCTCGGGACCACGATCACGGCAGCGATGGCCGCGGTCGGTGGCAACGTGAACGCGCGCCGCGTGGCGGGCGCACATCTCGTCAGCAAATTAATCGGCGTTGTCATCGTGTTCCCGTGGATGGGCGCGGCGGCCGTGGGGCTGCACACGCTATCCGGCCTGCTGCGTACCTGGCAAACGCCGTTTGACGGCGGTGTCGGACTCGAAATCGCGCTGGCGCACTTTCTGTTTAATTTCGGTGTCACGTTGGTCTTTCTGCCGCTGCTGCCGATCGGCGTGCGCCTCATTTGTCGCCTGATTCCGGAAGGGATCCAGCCGGAACGCTACGGCCCGCGCTATCTCGACGAACGCGCGCTGGAAACACCGTCGTTGGCGCTGGCCCAAGCCGCACGCGAAGTGTTGCGGATCGCGGGGCTGGCGCACGAGGCGTTTCATCACAGCATCGCGCTGTTCGAACGCGGTCCCGATTTCTTTGCCGTCGTGGAGCGCATTGAGGCCGTCGACGACAAACTCGATTGTCTGGATCGCGGCGTGCGTTTTTTTCTCGCGAAGATGAGCCAAGAACTGCTGACCGAAGAGCAAGTGAAGGCACAGTTGGGCCTCCTCGACATCGGGTCGAGCTTGGAAGAAGTCGGCGATATCGTCTCGAAGGAAATGATCCAGTTGGGCCGCAAGCGTCACGATCGGCAACGCACATTTTCCGATGAAGGACTCGACGAGCTGCGCGTGTATCACGCCAAATTGGAAGATTTGTTCACGATCGTCATCGGCTGTCTCACTACGCACGATCCCGTGTTGGCGCGCGATGCCGAAGGCCGGAGCCGGATGCTGATTTCGATGGAAGAAGATCTGCGGCTGGCGCATTTGCGGCGCTTACACGAAGGGGTGAAAGAGAGTATCGAAACCAGTTCGATCCATATCGACTTGCTGAGCGACTTCAAACATGTGGCGCAGAAATTGGGCCATGTCGCGCGGATCAGTCTGGAACCGGGCCGATGAGCGCTGAATCTCGCCCTCTCCCGTTGGGGAGGGTAAGGGCGCGGCGACTGAGTCGCTGCATGGCCCGCGGCAGTGGTGACAACGATGCGACGAGCAGGAGCATCGTTCACCATTAACAGAAGGGTGAGGGGGAGGCGTGAAGAAGAATCCCATCTTCGTCGCACTGGATCGTCCCGACCTGGATGCCGCATTGCAATTGGCGCAGGAGTTGGCGCCCCACGTCGGCGGATTCAAAGTCGGCTTGGAATTGTTGAACACCGCCGGCGCTCCGCATGTCGTCGCTGCACTTCGCGATTATGGCCTCCCGATTTTTTTCGACGGCAAATTTCACGATATTCCAAACACGGTGGCCGGCGCAGTGCGTGCCGTCGCGCGGCTCGGCGTGACGTGGTGCAACGTACATGCGGCCGGCGGTTCGGCGATGATGCGCGCGGCCGTCGCGGCGGCGCATGAAGGCGCCGAGGCCGCAGGCGTGGTGCCACCGGCGGTGTTGGCGGTCACTGTGCTGACGAGTCTGACCGTAACGGATTTGCAGCAACTGGGCGTGTGGCAGATCCCGAACGACGCAGCATTGCAGACGGCGGTCGTCACGCTGGCCGAACGCGCGCAAGCCGCGGGATGCGCCGGCGTGGTGGCCTCGCCACAGGAAATCGCCACCATTCGTGCTGCATGCGGTCGCGAGTTCCTGATCGTGACGCCCGGTGTACGGCCGACGTGGACCGGAAGCCAAGACCAAGCGCGCATCATGACGCCGCACGACGCGCTGGCCGCCGGAGCGGATTATCTCGTGATCGGCCGTCCGATCACCAATCCGTCGCCGGATGTCGGCACTCCGGCGGCTGCAGCGCAGCGCATTCTGCAGGAGATTGATGGTACCCCCCCTCTCCCCGTTGGGGAGAGGGGAGGGCGAGGGGGAGGCCTATGACCGCTGACGACATCTTCCGCCGCTTTGAAGAGCTCGG
Proteins encoded:
- a CDS encoding transposase; translation: MARFPRSLLSDLTSHFHVICRGNNRGKLFLAEEDYEQFHGLMQRACALWSAEIYHYVFMTTHTHFLCCVPTIQTLSKMFHWIQLLYCQYYQRKYPAIGHLWHSRFRSIPILAESHLLRCGRYIELNPVAAGLALQAATYRWSSYQRYACGRPDNLVTLSPWVLAMGEDVGERAFAYAAYVEEGATAGSDEDALLFEQKTTPRLPEQPRIPKWCTR
- the smc gene encoding chromosome segregation protein SMC; this encodes MHLKSIELVGFKSFVDRTIIQFERGITGIVGPNGSGKSNVVDAIRWVMGEQSAKHLRGGEMLDVIFAGSQSRAPMGMASVFITFDNSDGRAPAEFADYAEITVGRRLYRSGESEYFINKTPCRLKDIIDLFLGTGTGTKAYSIVEQGRIGQIVSSKPEERRYLLEEAAGISKFRHRREAAQRKMEATQQNLLRLQDLIQELKRQLGALQRQAKKAERYRELADELRTIDLRVAAHQWTLAQTEQTRTATELQQQCEAEASAAAALNAQETAIAELRLEMAAIETALSAAQQHSYALQNQLHLYETRLALSAKEVEEWEAKRVAACLAQEEAAARVAAWREALHHANDTKLAADLGVASADDELREGETASQAARAELELVHQTVRAQEQIQMNAERELATVTARTEALQRRTAELATQLARAEEETATLAKQQRTTQQTLAEVRGTIAAREQQFLQLGEERGSVAATIAEQQAELARQAAEVESRQAVLQQAQSRLHSLEELQRNLEGYGVGVKALLQPTVEEPVRAGLRGTVADALQVVPEYETAVAAVLGERLQALVVAEIGAAAAAIDYLKHGGHGRSTFIPLAGRTGTLNSDAFSGDGVLGPLTQFVTAAEPFTALVPLLAADVVVVQSLADAVRLWEEHPTTTFVTLDGEVLSPAGIVTGGSDHETGQLLLARRRECETLRVTATTAQTALQTAQELKRRCQERIAGLQQRVTALSQDHHAEEVQLAQYRQQLRHLEQEGERIQRAQTDAQQTTLRIQTERDTAGTEAATLTTTRSDFDTQCRAATGALTEARERETALRQELEQTNERLARIRANLAAQQERARASERDIERLANSIAETITASERKAAEICDGEAAVASAERQRTQLQELRAAAAREAEAALQAQQDVQRRFHDATEQVRDREAGLKELRGRHETAVQAKHAIELTVAQQQERQNFLRYDIMEKYRVEIAEAAPQYLSDDFALEPASARAEELRAKVQQLGGVNSDAITEFEELQSRHDFLVRQATDLENSLTTLQRAIQKINRVSRERFVETFTAINERFERLFPKLFRGGNAKLVLTDESNALEAGVEIIAQPPGKKLQNMTLLSGGEKALTAVAMIFAMFLVRPSPFCLLDEVDAPLDDANIDRFNEMVREMTDYAQFILITHNKRTMELADTLYGVTMEEAGISKIVSVKLGAHARDRTDRDTKTAAA
- the pyrF gene encoding orotidine-5'-phosphate decarboxylase; the encoded protein is MKKNPIFVALDRPDLDAALQLAQELAPHVGGFKVGLELLNTAGAPHVVAALRDYGLPIFFDGKFHDIPNTVAGAVRAVARLGVTWCNVHAAGGSAMMRAAVAAAHEGAEAAGVVPPAVLAVTVLTSLTVTDLQQLGVWQIPNDAALQTAVVTLAERAQAAGCAGVVASPQEIATIRAACGREFLIVTPGVRPTWTGSQDQARIMTPHDALAAGADYLVIGRPITNPSPDVGTPAAAAQRILQEIDGTPPLPVGERGGRGGGL
- a CDS encoding Na/Pi cotransporter family protein, which encodes MTFTSTGELLGGLAFFFFGLHSVREGMQLYAGDRLRNILLRLTDNRVKAFSFGALVTMILQSSSATSALLVGLADGGLLTLNQAFAVILGADVGTTAVVFLLAAHSVHAYALVAITIGFGLYLVASQRSLRYLGQIISGIGLVFYGIAITVHAMEPFREAHWVQELLAALAVNPFWAVVGAALFTALVRSSAATLGIALSLAYSGILTLDGALPFVLGANLGTTITAAMAAVGGNVNARRVAGAHLVSKLIGVVIVFPWMGAAAVGLHTLSGLLRTWQTPFDGGVGLEIALAHFLFNFGVTLVFLPLLPIGVRLICRLIPEGIQPERYGPRYLDERALETPSLALAQAAREVLRIAGLAHEAFHHSIALFERGPDFFAVVERIEAVDDKLDCLDRGVRFFLAKMSQELLTEEQVKAQLGLLDIGSSLEEVGDIVSKEMIQLGRKRHDRQRTFSDEGLDELRVYHAKLEDLFTIVIGCLTTHDPVLARDAEGRSRMLISMEEDLRLAHLRRLHEGVKESIETSSIHIDLLSDFKHVAQKLGHVARISLEPGR